The Euphorbia lathyris chromosome 2, ddEupLath1.1, whole genome shotgun sequence genome includes a window with the following:
- the LOC136217694 gene encoding phospholipase A1 PLIP2, chloroplastic isoform X1 yields MDTLCLKTGIHGIVPPISVGGSLEARINTLHVSKVNRETSTVAAAQPRKAASKFSFMYSLQSLWPGGGKSNRSNGLAVDEAVLVENGERGGENLERRSIGLSEGNDENWVLKILQVRSLWKEDQGQNRNGDEGSNVECDDVAVKSGINTEEEEEEEEECISCRVQDDDEKEIEFDRDSFSRLLRKASLAEAKLYAQISYLGHLAYSIPKMKAGNLLKYRGLQYVTSSIDKRELASKAEKIQVPNEVEEAEKEKELSKHETEGKEQRKNNGYHISPAAAYHVAASAASYLHSHTKSILPFNSSKSESGKGSPEGCNVGNKNLSVMNSEVASFMATTDSVTAVVAAKEEVKQAVADDLSSTRSSPCEWFICDDDQDTRFFVIQGSESLASWQANLLFEPVQFEGLDVLVHRGIYEAAKGMYDQMLPEVRAHLKSCGRSASFRFTGHSLGGSLSLLVNLMLLIRGEVPASSLLPVITFGAPSIMCGGDKLLRRLGLPRNHVQAITMHRDIVPRAFSCNYPNHVAELLKAVNGSFRNHPCLNNQKLLYAPMGELLILQPDEKYSPHHHLLPSGSGLYFLNIPLSDNNDAEKLLRAAQTVFLNSPHPLEILSDRSAYGSEGAIHRDHDIGSYLKSVRSVIRQELNQIRKARREHRRKFWWSLLTPRGMGGSVIMDRPLVSVKIGEKQMNFSGVLQTGKESLKRFSRLVASQHMHLLVVMLFPARLLVVGAYSISILG; encoded by the exons ATGGATACTCTCTGTTTAAAAACAGGGATTCATGGAATTGTTCCGCCGATCTCCGTCGGTGGATCTTTAGAGGCTCGTATAAACACATTGCATGTAAGTAAGGTGAATCGAGAGACATCCACTGTGGCTGCCGCTCAGCCTCGGAAAGCTGCGTCTAAATTCTCGTTTATGTATTCTTTGCAATCTTTATGGCCTGGTGGAGGTAAAAGTAATCGGTCTAATGGATTGGCTGTAGATGAGGCTGTTTTAGTCGAGAATGGAGAGAGAGGTGGGGAAAACTTGGAGAGGAGATCAATTGGTTTATCTGAGGGCAATGATGAGAATTGGGTGTTGAAGATTTTGCAGGTCAGATCCCTGTGGAAGGAGGATCAGGGACAGAATAGAAATGGTGATGAAGGATCTAATGTAGAATGTGATGATGTTGCTGTCAAAAGTGGCATTAACAccgaggaggaggaggaggaagaagaagaatgcaTTTCGTGTAGAGTTCAAGATGATGACGAAAAAGAAATTGAATTTGATAGGGATTCGTTTTCTAGGTTGCTACGGAAGGCGTCTTTAGCTGAAGCTAAACTTTATGCACAGATTTCTTATCTGGGACATCTGGCTTATTCCATACCCAAAATGAAG GCAGGAAATCTCTTGAAGTATCGTGGCCTCCAATATGTAACTTCATCAATAGACAAAAGGGAACTGGCTTCAAAAGCAGAGAAAATTCAGGTGCCAAATGAAGTTGAAGAGgctgagaaagagaaagagctTTCAAAGCACGAAACTGAGGGCAAGGAGCAGAGGAAGAATAATGGATATCACATTAGTCCCGCAGCTGCTTATCACGTTGCTGCCTCTGCTGCTTCCTATCTGCACTCTCACACCAAAAGCATTCTTCCATTCAATTCCTCAAAATCTGAGAGTGGTAAAGGTTCACCTGAAGGATGCAATGTTGGGAATAAAAATCTCAGTGTAATGAACTCAGAGGTGGCTTCTTTCATGGCAACAACTGATTCAGTGACTGCTGTGGTTGCTGCAAAGGAGGAAGTAAAGCAGGCTGTTGCAGATGATTTAAGTTCAACACGTTCTTCACCATGTGAATGGTTTATATGTGATGATGATCAGGATACAAGATTCTTTGTAATTCAG GGATCCGAGTCATTGGCATCTTGGCAAGCTAATCTGCTTTTTGAGCCTGTTCAGTTTGAG GGATTGGATGTGCTTGTACATAGAGGTATTTATGAGGCAGCAAAAGGTATGTACGACCAAATGTTGCCTGAAGTCCGTGCTCATCTAAAATCTTGTGGTAGAAGTGCGTCCTTTCGGTTCACAGGGCATTCTCTTGGTGGGAGCTTGTCTTTACTTGTTAATCTTATGTTACTGATAAGAGGAGAAGTGCCAGCCTCTTCCTTACTTCCTGTGATAACATTTGGTGCACCATCAATCATGTGCGGTGGCGACAAACTCCTTCGCAGGCTTGGGTTGCCACGAAACCATGTGCAGGCAATTACAATGCACAGGGATATTGTGCCCCGTGCTTTCTCTTGTAATTATCCTAATCATGTTGCAGAGCTTCTCAAGGCTGTTAATGGGAGCTTCAGGAATCATCCTTGTCTCAATAATCAG AAGCTACTATATGCTCCAATGGGAGAGCTTCTTATTCTGCAGCCTGATGAAAAGTACTCCCCTCaccatcatcttcttccatCCGGAAGTGGTTTATATTTTCTTAACATTCCATTGTCAGACAATAACGATGCCGAGAAGTTGCTCCGAGCTGCACAGACCGTGTTCTTAAATTCACCACACCCACTCGAGATTCTAAGTGACCGCTCAGCATATGGTTCGGAAGGAGCCATTCACAGGGATCACGACATAGGTTCTTACTTAAAATCTGTGCGCAGTGTGATCCGCCAAGAGCTGAACCAGATAAGGAAAGCGAGGAGAGAGCACCGCCGGAAATTCTGGTGGTCTCTGTTGACACCGCGGGGGATGGGTGGCAGCGTGATTATGGATAGGCCTCTGGTATCAGTGAAAATAGGTGAAAAGCAAATGAATTTCTCAGGTGTTTTACAGACTGGGAAAGAATCATTGAAACGTTTCAGTAGGCTAGTGGCATCACAGCATATGCATTTGCTTGTGGTTATGTTGTTCCCTGCACGATTATTAGTAGTGGGGGCATATAGCATTTCCATATTAGGTTGA
- the LOC136217694 gene encoding phospholipase A1 PLIP2, chloroplastic isoform X2, protein MYSLQSLWPGGGKSNRSNGLAVDEAVLVENGERGGENLERRSIGLSEGNDENWVLKILQVRSLWKEDQGQNRNGDEGSNVECDDVAVKSGINTEEEEEEEEECISCRVQDDDEKEIEFDRDSFSRLLRKASLAEAKLYAQISYLGHLAYSIPKMKAGNLLKYRGLQYVTSSIDKRELASKAEKIQVPNEVEEAEKEKELSKHETEGKEQRKNNGYHISPAAAYHVAASAASYLHSHTKSILPFNSSKSESGKGSPEGCNVGNKNLSVMNSEVASFMATTDSVTAVVAAKEEVKQAVADDLSSTRSSPCEWFICDDDQDTRFFVIQGSESLASWQANLLFEPVQFEGLDVLVHRGIYEAAKGMYDQMLPEVRAHLKSCGRSASFRFTGHSLGGSLSLLVNLMLLIRGEVPASSLLPVITFGAPSIMCGGDKLLRRLGLPRNHVQAITMHRDIVPRAFSCNYPNHVAELLKAVNGSFRNHPCLNNQKLLYAPMGELLILQPDEKYSPHHHLLPSGSGLYFLNIPLSDNNDAEKLLRAAQTVFLNSPHPLEILSDRSAYGSEGAIHRDHDIGSYLKSVRSVIRQELNQIRKARREHRRKFWWSLLTPRGMGGSVIMDRPLVSVKIGEKQMNFSGVLQTGKESLKRFSRLVASQHMHLLVVMLFPARLLVVGAYSISILG, encoded by the exons ATGTATTCTTTGCAATCTTTATGGCCTGGTGGAGGTAAAAGTAATCGGTCTAATGGATTGGCTGTAGATGAGGCTGTTTTAGTCGAGAATGGAGAGAGAGGTGGGGAAAACTTGGAGAGGAGATCAATTGGTTTATCTGAGGGCAATGATGAGAATTGGGTGTTGAAGATTTTGCAGGTCAGATCCCTGTGGAAGGAGGATCAGGGACAGAATAGAAATGGTGATGAAGGATCTAATGTAGAATGTGATGATGTTGCTGTCAAAAGTGGCATTAACAccgaggaggaggaggaggaagaagaagaatgcaTTTCGTGTAGAGTTCAAGATGATGACGAAAAAGAAATTGAATTTGATAGGGATTCGTTTTCTAGGTTGCTACGGAAGGCGTCTTTAGCTGAAGCTAAACTTTATGCACAGATTTCTTATCTGGGACATCTGGCTTATTCCATACCCAAAATGAAG GCAGGAAATCTCTTGAAGTATCGTGGCCTCCAATATGTAACTTCATCAATAGACAAAAGGGAACTGGCTTCAAAAGCAGAGAAAATTCAGGTGCCAAATGAAGTTGAAGAGgctgagaaagagaaagagctTTCAAAGCACGAAACTGAGGGCAAGGAGCAGAGGAAGAATAATGGATATCACATTAGTCCCGCAGCTGCTTATCACGTTGCTGCCTCTGCTGCTTCCTATCTGCACTCTCACACCAAAAGCATTCTTCCATTCAATTCCTCAAAATCTGAGAGTGGTAAAGGTTCACCTGAAGGATGCAATGTTGGGAATAAAAATCTCAGTGTAATGAACTCAGAGGTGGCTTCTTTCATGGCAACAACTGATTCAGTGACTGCTGTGGTTGCTGCAAAGGAGGAAGTAAAGCAGGCTGTTGCAGATGATTTAAGTTCAACACGTTCTTCACCATGTGAATGGTTTATATGTGATGATGATCAGGATACAAGATTCTTTGTAATTCAG GGATCCGAGTCATTGGCATCTTGGCAAGCTAATCTGCTTTTTGAGCCTGTTCAGTTTGAG GGATTGGATGTGCTTGTACATAGAGGTATTTATGAGGCAGCAAAAGGTATGTACGACCAAATGTTGCCTGAAGTCCGTGCTCATCTAAAATCTTGTGGTAGAAGTGCGTCCTTTCGGTTCACAGGGCATTCTCTTGGTGGGAGCTTGTCTTTACTTGTTAATCTTATGTTACTGATAAGAGGAGAAGTGCCAGCCTCTTCCTTACTTCCTGTGATAACATTTGGTGCACCATCAATCATGTGCGGTGGCGACAAACTCCTTCGCAGGCTTGGGTTGCCACGAAACCATGTGCAGGCAATTACAATGCACAGGGATATTGTGCCCCGTGCTTTCTCTTGTAATTATCCTAATCATGTTGCAGAGCTTCTCAAGGCTGTTAATGGGAGCTTCAGGAATCATCCTTGTCTCAATAATCAG AAGCTACTATATGCTCCAATGGGAGAGCTTCTTATTCTGCAGCCTGATGAAAAGTACTCCCCTCaccatcatcttcttccatCCGGAAGTGGTTTATATTTTCTTAACATTCCATTGTCAGACAATAACGATGCCGAGAAGTTGCTCCGAGCTGCACAGACCGTGTTCTTAAATTCACCACACCCACTCGAGATTCTAAGTGACCGCTCAGCATATGGTTCGGAAGGAGCCATTCACAGGGATCACGACATAGGTTCTTACTTAAAATCTGTGCGCAGTGTGATCCGCCAAGAGCTGAACCAGATAAGGAAAGCGAGGAGAGAGCACCGCCGGAAATTCTGGTGGTCTCTGTTGACACCGCGGGGGATGGGTGGCAGCGTGATTATGGATAGGCCTCTGGTATCAGTGAAAATAGGTGAAAAGCAAATGAATTTCTCAGGTGTTTTACAGACTGGGAAAGAATCATTGAAACGTTTCAGTAGGCTAGTGGCATCACAGCATATGCATTTGCTTGTGGTTATGTTGTTCCCTGCACGATTATTAGTAGTGGGGGCATATAGCATTTCCATATTAGGTTGA
- the LOC136220458 gene encoding beta-amyrin 28-monooxygenase-like → MELFFLIALTIFVILVTFPILGLLFKPNGVNLPPGKTGLPYIGESLEFLSTGRKGEPEKFIYDRMSKFSSLIFKTSILGEHTAVVCGAQGHKFLFSNENKLVTAWWPKSILKLFPSSSQSTILAEGMRMRKMLPMFLKPEALQRHIGVMDSLAQTHFKASWEGKEHVTVYPLAKLYTFTVACKVFLSMEDEKEVQQFGVPFNDMASGIISIPINLPGTSFRRGLKASKIIRDEMLRMIRQRRKELSEKKASPTQDILSHMLVATDEEGQKLGDIGIADKIISLLIGGHDTASATITFIVKFLAELPDVYRNVVKEQLEIAKSKAAGELLNWEDIQKMKYSWNVACEVMRLAPPLQGSFREALHDFEYAGFSIPRGFKLYWSAHSTHMNPECFPTPEKFDPSRFEGVGPAPYTFVPFGGGPRMCPGKEYARLEILVFMHNIAKRFKWEKLIPQEKIVVDPMPIPAKGLPLHLYPQHYH, encoded by the exons ATGGAGCTTTTCTTTCTTATTGCCTTAACCATATTTGTGATCCTTGTTACCTTTCCAATTCTGGGTCTTTTATTCAAACCAAATGGTGTAAATCTTCCACCAGGCAAGACAGGTCTTCCCTACATTGGAGAAAGCTTGGAATTTCTTTCCACAGGCAGGAAAGGAGAGCCTGAAAAGTTCATCTATGACAGGATGTCAAAATTCTCTTCTCTAATTTTTAAAACCTCAATTCTCGGGGAACATACAGCAGTGGTATGCGGTGCACAAGGGCATAAGTTCTTATTCTCGAACGAGAATAAATTAGTGACTGCTTGGTGGCCGAAATCCATCCTGAAACTCTTTCCTTCCTCTAGCCAAAGCACAATCTTAGCAGAAGGAATGAGGATGAGAAAGATGTTACCGATGTTTCTGAAACCAGAGGCGTTGCAAAGACACATAGGGGTGATGGATTCTCTTGCCCAAACACATTTTAAGGCGAGTTGGGAGGGGAAGGAACATGTGACAGTCTATCCACTTGCTAAACTATACACTTTCACAGTTGCCTGCAAAGTGTTCTTGAGCATGGAAGATGAAAAGGAAGTTCAACAGTTTGGTGTTCCTTTCAATGATATGGCTTCAGGAATCATATCTATTCCTATAAATCTTCCTGGAACATCATTCCGTCGGGGATTGAAGGCATCCAAAATTATTAGAGATGAGATGTTAAGGATGATTAGGCAAAGGAGGAAGGAGCTTTCCGAAAAGAAAGCATCTCCAACACAAGATATACTTTCACATATGTTGGTTGCAACTGATGAAGAAGGGCAGAAGTTAGGGGATATTGGGATTGCTGATAAGATCATATCTTTGCTGATTGGTGGTCATGATACTGCTAGTGCTACCATAACTTTTATTGTCAAATTTCTTGCTGAGCTTCCAGATGTCTACAGAAATGTGGTCAAAG AACAATTGGAGATTGCAAAATCAAAAGCAGCAGGGGAATTATTGAACTGGGAAGATATTCAGAAGATGAAATACTCATGGAATGTTGCTTGTGAAGTAATGAGATTAGCACCACCACTACAGGGTTCCTTTAGAGAAGCCTTGCATGACTTTGAGTATGCTGGTTTCTCTATTCCAAGGGGCTTCAAA CTTTATTGGAGTGCACATTCAACACACATGAACCCAGAATGTTTTCCAACACCAGAAAAGTTTGATCCATCAAGATTTGAAGGAGTAGGGCCAGCTCCATACACATTTGTTCCATTCGGAGGAGGTCCAAGAATGTGTCCAGGAAAAGAATATGCAAGATTGGAAATTCTTGTTTTTATGCACAATATTGCTAAGAGGTTCAAGTGGGAAAAGCTTATTCCTCAAGAGAAAATTGTTGTTGATCCTATGCCTATCCCAGCTAAAGGCCTTCCACTTCACCTTTACCCACAACATTATCACTAa